Genomic segment of Candidatus Deferrimicrobiaceae bacterium:
GTAGCCCGGCATGATCCCGACCTTGCACTGGCCGGGCGTGATGACGCCGGGGCAGTTCGGGCCGACCAGCCGCATCCTGCTTTCGGAAACCATCTTCTTGACCGGAACCATGTCGCGCACCGGGATCCCCTCTGTGATGCAGACGGCCAGCCCGAGCCCCGCGTCGGCGGCCTCGAGGATAGCGTCGGCCGCCCCGGGCGGAGGCACGAAGATCATCGACGTGTTGGCTTCCGTATACTTGACCGCCTCGTTCACGGTGTTGAAGACCGGGATGCCCTCGATGTGGATGCCGCCCCGCCCCGGCGTGACGCCGGCGACGATATTGGTGCCGTAGGCCCTGCACTGCTGCGTGTGGAACAGGCCGCTGCGACCGGTGATCCCCTGGACGACAATCTTCGAATTCCTATCGATCAATATGGACATGGGAGACTCCCCGAAGTTTTTATTTTATTGGGCCAGGGCCCTTAGCCGAGCATCTTGACGATCCGCGCCGCCGCCTCGCCGAGGTTGTCGCCGCACTCGACGTTGAGCCCCGACTCCTTCAGGAGCCGCTTCCCCTCTTCGACCTGGCTGCCGTCCATCCGGATCACGATCGGCAGCGTGCAGTGGACCTCTTCGGCCGCCTCGATGATCCCCTGTGCGATGACGTCGCAGCGCATGATGCCGCCGAAGATGTTGACGAAAATCCCGTTCACGTCGTTGTCCTGCAAGATGATCTTGAACGCCTCGGCCACTTTCTCGCGCGTGGCGCCGCCGCCGACGTCGAGAAAATTCGCCGGCTTCCCGCCGTATTCGTTGAGCACGTCGAGCGTGGCCATCGCCAGGCCGGCCCCATTGACCAGGCAGCCGATGTTGCCGGAGAGCTTGATGTAGGAGAGGTCGTATTTCCCCGCCTGGATCTCGAGCGGGTCGAGTTGCGAGTAGTCGACCATGTCGGGATATTCCCGATGGCGGAAGACGGCGTTGTCGTCGAAGGTGATCTTGGCGTCCATCGCCATCAGCCAGCCCGCCTTCGAGACGACGAGCGGGTTGATCTCGACCAGCGAGCAGTCCTTCTCATGGAATGCGCGATAAAGGTTGAGGATGAGGTTGACGCAATCCTCGCAGACGCTGCCGGTCAGGCCAAGCGCCAGCGCGATGCGGCGGGCCTGGTAGGGACGCAGCCCGGTAAACGGGTCGATGGCGAAGGTGACGATCTTCTCGGGAGACTTCGCCGCCACCTCCTCGATGTCCATGCCGCCCTCGGCGGAGGCGATCAGGATGTATTGCGAGTTGCCCCGGTCGAGCGTGATCGACAGGTAGAACTCCTTGGCGATCTCGACCGCCTCTTCGACCAGGATGCGGCGGACCCGCAGCCCTTCCGGCCCGGTCTGCGGCGTGACGATCTTTTTGCCGAACAGCTCCTTGCCGACCTCCTGCGCCTGCTCGGGGTGGTGGACGACCTTCACGCCGCCCGCCTTCCCGCGCCCGCCGGCGTAAATCTGCGCCTTGACCACGCAATGGCCGCCCATCTCCTTGGCGGCGCGCTCGACCTGGTCGGAAGTCATCGCGACCCGACCTCTCGGGACCGGAATGCCGTAGGCGCTGAGAATCTCCTTGGCCTGGTATTCGTGGATGTTCATGGCTCCCCCTGGAAAATTGTGGTTCCGGATAAATGGTCAGGACAACACGGAGATTTCATCGGCAGATGGCGTGATAAATATCAGTGGATGATGATCATCTGCCCGGCTACTGGAGATACCGGAACGTGGCCTGGAACCGCAGGGATTGGACGTAGGGAGCGGACGGGAACGGATTGAACGGCGCCGCCGCGATCAGGGAATCCAACGCGGCGTTGTCCAGCAGCGGCTTTCCGGAGCTGCGGAAGATTTCCTTCGAGACCAGTTTCCCCTTCCGGTCCACCATGCCATGGAGCTCGACCGTTCCCTCGGCGCCCCGCTCGACCGTCTCCCAAGGATAGACGACGCACAATACGATCCGGCGACCGATCGCCTCGACATACCTGCGGGTGAACGCGAAGTCCTCGATGGCGTCCACGGTGATGTCGACGCAGCCGCCGCGGCACTCCGTCATCCGGAACAGGGGCGCCGCGGGCGCCAAGGCAACCGGAGCGGGATTGTCCGGCGTTGGAAGCGCCTGCGGGCCTGCGCCCGTCTTCATCGGTCCCGACGCCGGCACCGGATCGGGCATCTTCCCCGCGTCCCGGGATTGCCTGCCCTGCCCCTCGGCGGGAAGCATCCGGAAGCCGCCGCACCCGCCGCCGCCCATCGCCGTCGAGACCAGGAACAGAACCGCAAGCGCCTTTGTCGTCCCGAACCGCTTCATGTTCAGCCCCGGCAAATCGAAATTCTATTGCTTCTTATCGGGATAGATCTCGAACAACACGTAAGCCTTCTGGTCCACATCGTAGACGGCACCCAGGTAATCGTCCCCGCCCGAGCTGCTGTCCCCGACCCCATTCAACCATTTTTTCGACGTCACGAAATCCAGATTTTCATAATAATAGCTGACCCCGATCATCCGCTTCCCGTTTTCGCTCACCCCAAGATAGTGCCGCTTGTATTTGCTGATCGGCTTCCGCAGGACGATCTTGTGTACCTTGATGTACCGCTTGACGTAGTCCGGTAGTGCCCGTTCCATCTCGTTGATCTGGTCGTACCCGGGGACCCAGATCTTGACGTCTTTCCGGGTCGACGGCATGTCGAGAATCACGCCGTCGAAGCCGGGGCCCGAAACCCGGGTCGCCGCGGCGTGCCCCGGAGCACAATAGGCGCAGGCTATCAGGAGGGCCAACATGATCACATTCCGCATGGGAATTCCTCTTTTCATCAGATTGATCTTGCGATGCCCGCAGTGACCGCGTCGCTCTCTTTTTCCGACGCTTCCACCGCCGACGGTGTGGATCCCGACCGGGTTATTGGGTCTATCTGAACATCCAGGAAATCGCATACG
This window contains:
- the sucC gene encoding ADP-forming succinate--CoA ligase subunit beta, which encodes MNIHEYQAKEILSAYGIPVPRGRVAMTSDQVERAAKEMGGHCVVKAQIYAGGRGKAGGVKVVHHPEQAQEVGKELFGKKIVTPQTGPEGLRVRRILVEEAVEIAKEFYLSITLDRGNSQYILIASAEGGMDIEEVAAKSPEKIVTFAIDPFTGLRPYQARRIALALGLTGSVCEDCVNLILNLYRAFHEKDCSLVEINPLVVSKAGWLMAMDAKITFDDNAVFRHREYPDMVDYSQLDPLEIQAGKYDLSYIKLSGNIGCLVNGAGLAMATLDVLNEYGGKPANFLDVGGGATREKVAEAFKIILQDNDVNGIFVNIFGGIMRCDVIAQGIIEAAEEVHCTLPIVIRMDGSQVEEGKRLLKESGLNVECGDNLGEAAARIVKMLG
- a CDS encoding TonB family protein; this translates as MKRFGTTKALAVLFLVSTAMGGGGCGGFRMLPAEGQGRQSRDAGKMPDPVPASGPMKTGAGPQALPTPDNPAPVALAPAAPLFRMTECRGGCVDITVDAIEDFAFTRRYVEAIGRRIVLCVVYPWETVERGAEGTVELHGMVDRKGKLVSKEIFRSSGKPLLDNAALDSLIAAAPFNPFPSAPYVQSLRFQATFRYLQ